GATAATATTGCTCATTAAGTAACTCAAACAGGAACATAGTCTAAAGAACCACAAGATTGATTCTGGGACTGTACTCATTATTATGGTAGCCATATTACCATCAATCAGCATCAAGTCATAAAAATAGTTTATATTATTACCCAGTCTTGATCATATAAACTTATTAGTTTGGATTAAATTGTCTTATAGGAACCACCTAAACAAGGTAGTGCACATGAAGCAAAGATCTTGGGCTGCCCATTTTGGGTTTACTTGACCAAAAATAAATTTGTCATTCAAGACAGTTTATGATATCTACATGTTGTGTCACAGTGAGGCAAGTTTAATGCTGTAGCAATATGGATTAAGCTTAGATCAAATCATAGATTTCATCAGTGAAGCTAAACCTGTCCATTTCCATAGGATAAAACTTACCAGCAATAATATAGAGCTTAGACTCAGTCAAACATCTGGTCATTGCAGGTTTATGTTAACCCCATGATCTCTGACTATTCCACCTTCACACAAGACCAAGCTTCATTTGATATCTTtgatgaaagagaagaagaatgaaaaataaaaaaaaaacaaaacaaatagCCCAACCATGTGCATAATTCTGCACGGTTTAATCTACCCTTGCTCTCTTTtagttttgtgtttttttattACTCTTTATTACTCATATTGTTTATCTCCATTCTTATTAGGATCACAAGTTAGCTTTAGATATAGGATAGAAAAacttttaattttgtatttggttGTAAAAGAATTATATGTACTATCTCTTTCTCAACTAGATGAGTTTGTCAATTTTGTTTAATCTAAATTATTAACTAGAAATACTTAGACGATTTCACATTCTGACCTAATATGTTATAGATCATGTGAGTCATAGTCTAATGATAACTTCACACCACTTCTAGTATTTTGACTATATCCATGAGGATACTAAGTTAGCTCTAATATTATTTGTCTTGAATTTGATGAGCTAATCGACTTGTCAATTTTATTAAATTCAAATCACTAGTCAAAATATTTaggttaaaattaataataatatatctatcaaatttttataagttattttgatataaaattaattaGGATGTTACTATCTCTTTTTCCTTATTAAAACATACAGAGATACTATATTTTCTAACTCTAGCTCATCTCATCTCACAAACCATAAACTGAGTCCTCAACCTACgggttttattaatttttttaatataatcaaatcaaataattaagttagaaattaatttttttgttaCTTACCattataatttaggaaatcttaatttatttctttgtttgttaatacaaattaggaaataactattaagcattcgatatcatatttgttagtacattaaatagaaataatttatattaaataaatataaaaataaaaaataaatttcctttaatggaggctcatCATCTCCTATTAAAGGAGaagaatttctctccttcgtttctCACTTAGTTGAGCCCAGTAGGAGGAATGAGAAGTTACACCATGTTGACAAgatgtaggtttccctaccttacttgaaaataaaagttttaatttttagtttgattctttaaatgttgaaagctagtttgaaaatatttatcaattctttaaatatcaaaattttattgttGCATTAAAATATGTTGAAGTTTTTATAACATTCTTTGATTCCtgcttaagatttttatttttaaatttaaacatgttaaaaattgacatgttttatgtattaaatatttaatatttcttagcattaaaatttatctttaatcttatctggattaaaatttttgttagattaaaatatattatctaaaatttttgattttttatctgaaatttaaaatatgttattctgaataatttaaaatttatttgactagaatatgttgaaattatacGTCCATTAAAAATATGATGTCTATTTAAATTTAAaaggttatttctttgtattaaagcttatatcataatctatattttaatgtattattatatttttgtttatataattATTAGTGAATATATGTTGTAGTACGAAATTGGATAtaaattggattgaaattgctcacaagcGTGGCCCAACCCATAAGTCATGCCACAGCCCACTGGTCAGGCCTAGTTAGTAGACCAGACCCAACCCATAAGCTaagcccaacccacgggtcaagCTTTGGCCCGTAAGCTAACCAAGTCCAACCATCATGGGCGATCACATGTGACGAACATGATCAGTCCATGGGCCAGAGCTCGGtcagctttgtgtgatgcataTCCAATCATGTGTAATGCACATGACGAGTAGATGGGATGACCCAATCTAGTCTAATATTGTTATtggattcagggtgattccgaattgattgacttattcaagtcaatttaacctaaattgaacttaatctagtctaaattatactagtctaggatgGTTCCAGACCacttaaatgaggattagagatcggttcagttaggttctagtaaattgagttcaattagaTTGATTGAACTATggttaatttgtattatttgatattgatgatatttgaaagagatattttaaatatgttatttcatctcgATATGGATATGatcagtgtgagattatgttatttccctaccgagagcaggtagggcgattcctttCGGGGATTAGCAAGCCGTTAGACGTGACGGTTGAAcgattcctccatccgctgttgggaggaacgtgtccccactttagtGGGTGagagataccactccatccgctgttgggagtacgATATGAGTTTTCCTTCATtcactgttgggagaacacaaactcatccttaggataaagcctcttcatccactgttgggggagtgcttctTCGGGTTTTTGATATACGTCAATGGGATAATTGAATTTTAATCAtatattcattttgagttgacttttggggttcttattcagcgttgctgaattttttttgtttttgattttcaaagcagcctccctctagtactaaatcagattccagcGAAGAGTGAACATTCCTCTATCGCTAGGTAGAACCATTtgaatgattcttgaagttaatataattatttttatttttctacttgtgatttgatgaataaataaattataataaatatttataaataataaataaaataacattTATCTACTTACCTATGAACGtataaaaagatatttaaaaaaatgaCATTCATAATTGAAAAGAGTTCTGTGATATCAGCAGATTGCTCAAAGATGATGATACTAATCCATACATCTTCACGTTCTTCGAGTTCAAGTAGATTTTAGAAAGGAGAATCATGAGTATCTGGAATTGCTCTTTTCAGCTTTTCTATGAAAATGGTTGGCATGATCCACATTTAcatcaagaaaagaaaaggttCAAAGTTTAAACTCAGAGAACAAATTGAAAAAAGGAGTGCATAATGGATCGTCAGTATAATTCAAATCTTGTAAACATACAATGGCTAGAGTAGAAAGATTGATTTGCATTCACCTCAACCTAAATAAGTGAAAACCAGAGAGAAGTACAAGCAAGGAAAAGTGTACGAAGTAAGAAAAATACGGATAGACCCTTGGAGCAGTGCTTGGTTCTCCTTTTCAAAAATAGTTGACTTTCATCTTTAGTTTCTGAAAATATCTGCACATACCTCAACATAGATTGCTAGAAGTCATTTTACAAAACATATTGATCTCCTAATCATGCCAATTTTAAAGTCTGGATTTCTATTCTTTAACAGACTTGTAGAAAATTTAGAGACTTGCCTACTTTTGACGAACACACATGTTTTCAGAAATCTAGAAATTGAACCATTAGCTTGACCATTCAATAATACATTGTCGATTTTGACAGGGCATCGGTGCGCTCAACCTAATCACAATCACTATTAGAAAAATTTTAGAATGTTAACCTCCCACTTGTTATGTCACTTAcccttttttctctcaattttgTTGCACCCCATGAGCTAGCTTTCTAGATATTCAGAGCCAACGCTGTAGTAGCTATAATACGACTTGTTGAAAATAGAAATGCACAAATATAGTAAGGATTTGGCACCCAAATGATACTGTGAGGAAGAAAAAAGTATCAAGTGAAGATAAACTCAACTCAAAGACTTTCCAACTAGTGTGGATATGAAGACAGTTCCCTGGGACTCAGTTTATGGTCTCTTTCCTTTCTTCTCACTGCTCTCTCATCTCAGGATACTCTTCCTCGCGATGTAGGACTCTCCAATTTAAGACTTGACAGACTGAATATAACTTCATCGCTTCTAGTACAAGGCTCTTTGATTACAACACAGATGATGATATCATTGTTTAGAACTGCTGTCGGCACTACAAAGTCAATTGCTCTCTATATTTCTTTCTCCCTGTCACTGACTAAAATCCAATCTTCATTTAAACCCTGAAAGACAGCTTGAGCACTAATGCATAGGGATGAAGAGGGATAAAGTTGGTTGATGATTGTTCATTTCTCACTAGTTGCCATCTGTAATCATGAAATATAAATCTCAACCAAAAGAAAGACTTGTATGGTCAATAGTTATTCTCTCTAATATCCCAAAGGAAGGTGATTTGATAATGCTGAAAATAATTGGCATGCAAACACAGTCATCGTTCATGAATCTTTCTCTGGATGTGATGGGAATAGATGAAAGAGAATGGAGTAAAGTAGCATAGAAAAGATATGAACTATCAGTGAAATTTTTGAAGAATATGAAAATTTCATAGATGGTGTGCTACAAGTGCAAAGCCTGAAATGCCAGAATATATATTAGACAAAGCATCAATGACAAGGGATTATTACCAGCATAAAAGCAATGAACCATGAACTCAGCTAATTATTTTAATTAGACTTCTAATGAAGAATTGTATGCTGCTAATCTTGGGTCACTTGGACAAAAATCAGTGACGCATTACTACGTCCTTGTTAGAGTTGTTCTCAATTCtagtattttctttttagtatCAAGAGACGATTGCTTTATTTAAAGATGCCTATATGAAACCCATAAAGCCCTTATTCTGGCAATATTAATCTCTGCTACATGTTTTTTCCAAGTACCAGACGAGGTATTTTGGCAATCTACAGCTGTTATTTTCTATAGTTGACTATCGCAAGATGTACATTTGACTTCCTTAATCTTACACTGCCTTTGACCAGCCATGTCAAAGCATGAGATTCCTCATCATTCTCGTGGCAATTGAGGATGTCTACTAGATAAACCCATTCAAATAGTATGCCTATGCCTTTATCCTTCTAACAATGCTTCTTTACTTATATTAAACTTTGATTCTGGATTATGGCCCCATGGGACAAAAGAACAGCAGGTCCGGATGCAGTGCAAACTTGGGATACAAAAGAATGCCAGGCTACTGTTGACGTTGTATAGATGGATGGCAGCAACAAGTTTTACCCCTTCAATCGGATTCAGACTTTATAGGTCCTAACATCTCGACAGCTGGTCAATCATAAACAACAAAATGAGGGAACACAGGATTCCAGCATTGCCACCCGTCGATCCACCATTAAAGCTCTCTTCCATGGCGGGCATTGTAAGGTCATAAAAGCTAAGGGAATCTAACTGAGACATGCAACATCGAGAAAAGTTCGTCTCAATTTAACACCTCGATAAAGGAACGTATGACAACAAAACACAACAACCCAAAAAGCTATGCAAAAAAGAGAATGCGGACAAATTTGATTTGATTAAAGTAATAGACCAATGAAATGATCTTCTAGATAGCCAGGAGAGTGGTGGAAATGACTTCTTACCAGTAATGGAGTACGGACAAAAAGCCACCATCTTGCTGATTGTTTCAGCTCTTCCCCTTGCCCTTCAGGTCTGAATGCCGATAGCCATCCCCGTAGTAGAGCTGCAGGCGGCCGTCGAACGCTGCCGGAAGTTGGTTCTCTGCGTTGGCGGCGGCTGCAGCCGAACCGAAGAAGAATTGCAGGTTTGATCCGTCGACGGTAGAAGAGAGCCTCTGTAGGTGGTTGTGACTGTCGTGGTGCAGCTGAGGCAAATGAGCTGGTGAATTGGACTGAAGGGTCCCCCTGTTGAAACCTGCAAGACCCGACGAaatggagaagttgtggttgtagttGCCGGTCGCCGCGAAGGGGAAGAGATGGTCCTGCAGGGAAGAGAACTGCTGCATCTCTGGATGGTCGCCGGCGGCAGCAATGTTGAACGACAGCATTCCCGTCGGAGAGCTGTTTCCGAAGTGAGATTGGGAGGAAAACCCTGACGGCAGCGGGTGACTCCTTTGGGACTGGGCAAAGAGACAATCTTGGCCGAAGTAGTCCGCGTTAGAGACTTGCTTCTGAATGCAATTGTGGCTGGAGTTCCCGTCGCCTGCGGCAACAGGGATGGCTCTGTTACTGCCGCCGGTGAGAAGCTCCGTGAAAGAGGAGGTCTGAGGGTTCAGGTTCCGATGATGAGAGGCGACAATGTAGCCGCTATCGTCTCTATCCTCTTTATTCTTTGCTTCTCGTCCTCGTGCTCGCTCCCTGGCCTTGATGCTGCTCTCCGGTCGTGAGAGCGACAAGACGGAGGAGCCTTTGCTGGTATCCGAGGAGCTACTGCAGCCGGATTTGTTCGACGGgtgttgctgttgctgctgctggtcGTAGCTCGGCTCGACATCTCGATCGGCATTCATCGTCTCGTCCCCACAAGGATCAGGAGGCTTGGGGAAGCAATCGAGGGGAGGGAGCTCATTGATGGCAGCCGCGGCAGCTTTGATTAGCCACTCGATGGCCTTGCTAGGCTGGTCATAGCCGAGGCGGTCTTGAAGGTCGTAGAACTGGATGGCGGTGGAGACGGAAAGGCGGATCCTCCGGTCGCGGAGGCCCTTCGCCGTGTAGACCTTGCTGTGCCGGTCCTTTCCGCCGGAAGCACGCGAAACCCGGAAGATCCTGGACGACGGGTGATGCTGCCAGGGGCCCCAGCGGCTAGTATCAGCTCCTCCTCCACCTTTCCTCTCGCCgtcctcctcgtcctcgtcctggTGCTCCGTGCGCCCTATCTTGGCCGCCTGACCGCCATTGCCCGCCGCCCAAGAACGCTTGCAAGCGTGGTTGTTCTCCTCCAATTCCATGTAGCTCTCATGCCTCACCTGGGCGCAATAACGGATCTTTATGGCCTTCTCGACCACTCCTTTCTTATCACCCCCTCTCGATCTCCTTTTTGTATAGGGGTGTCTGAGAGGAGTTATGTCAGCTCTGGGGCGTCGGGTTTCTGAGAATCAGCGGAAGGCTGTCCTttagcattaatgatgatttcacAATTGTAGTACTCCGAGAGGTTAAGAGAAGAGAGAAGGAGAAACGGAGAGGAAAGGCGAGACCTTTAAACGCTCCGGATCGCCATCGTGGTCGGAGGTGTCAGCTATGACCTGTGGTTGCCTCCttcccgcctctctctctctctctccccccccgaccctccctcccgctgctcaccagGCTGCAGGAAGTCTGCAGTGCAGTGGCAGCTCCCGCAATGACTGCAACCACTTAGGGCAGTATGAGACGCCGAACTCTGGCGAGTTTTTGAGAACGTAACCATGAAAACACGAATCACAAGCAGCAGCCAATTTAATCAAAGTAGCAGCTTTAAAGACGAAACCATACGAGACACGACAGTAAAATGAGCAACGAAGCGAAGCGAAGAAAAGCAAATGCTCGCTTCGAGAACGAACCTGCCTGGAAATCTCAGCGATCAAACACCAATGTTACGCACAAAAATTTTGTCTTTGTCAACTAAACTCGCCTTGCTTCGATCTAATGCTTCGGCTTCCCAGACCTCTCATATCACCCACTCGAACTCCGAGAACCACGAATTCCCACGCTCAAAATCGCTCCTTTTCTCCAGATTCAAATCATGCCAACCCCGATCGACCTGCATTCCTCCAACTCCCATCAAGATCGAAACGACAAACAGCTCCCGCAGCAAATGCCGCCCTCCAGCCTGTAATTATCTTCCAAATGAGACCGGTGCAATGCTACACCCGCGTCGGACAAGAATCCGCCATTACCGGACCTCGATCTCGTCCTCTCCTCCCGCAATCTTCTCGGCGAGGTAAAAGTACCAGCAGCCGTAGTAAGAGTATGATCTAATGGATGGCTCGAGGGCTTAGGTAGGTGTGAGCACGAGTTGGTGGGGCGGAGAGCAAGGGAAGCAAGGATCGGATTGGGGGATAAAAAAATAGTTCTCTTGCTGAGAAATCATAGAATAATTAATCCATCCGAGGAAAAAAAAGGTTGCAGAGATAGAGAGAGCTCGTGGATCGAAACCCTAGGCGTTGCCCTTCGAGCAATCACCGAGCTTATCGGGAAAGCTCGGACACACCGCCGCCCCCTTTCACCTCCTCCCACCCACCTCTTATACTGAGGACACCCCCTCCCATTTACGCCCTGCACTTAAATTTATTTACCGTTCTGCCCTCGACCGTCTCTCCTCTGCATGTGCTATTCGGACACCCGATACCATCCTTGCGAATCACGCTGCGACGCGTCACCCGATAAGCAAAGGTAAGCCTCCCATTAACGGAAAGCGTTACCGCTTCCTCACGGCGCGTTAGCTCCGTACAATAAGAATCGCAGGCAAGTTTCACTTATTAACGATAttacccttctcttcttctcttccactGTTTCGATTTCTTTCCACCAAAACATTCCGCAGTACGCCACTCGATCGGCCACCTGTGacctgagattcaacaccaagatGGGCCCACATCCAATAACAAGGAAGGTAGGAGGACGGGTATCGCACAACTGGTAGAAAAAGTTTTTTCTGAATTCCTTTTCACAATGTTTTCAGCATAATAAATGCCATAGAGGAAAAATGGTGGCTTATTCTAATAAATTAAAGAGAGGGAGGCTTATTCAATGAAGTCTTTTTCTGGTTAAGCTGATAGGAGGGAATAATTGGCTAACAATAGAACAGGTGGGGAGATCAGATCCTGTACACTGCATATGAATGACATTGATTATATCAGATACTGTTTGTTACCTGTTCAGAAATGAGTTGAGAGGACTGTGTAAGAAAGATTTGTGTGATGTGCAGGCTCCCTGGAGGTCAAAATTATGGTGCTTGCCCAATGATGTCATTCCGCTTGGATATTTGTATCAGACACTGGAGGTGCTGAACTATTCCTGGCAGCTCATTGATTGAGCTTGAAGCTTCTTTCAGAACTCTTACATTCTCACCATCCCTGTTCCTATGGTTTCACTTGGAGAGATTTACTGCAGGTATTGCTTCACCTTGTCCTGTGTAAATCCATCTAATGGTAATGTAGATGATTGagaaatcaaagaagaagacaagTAACATATCAGTGCTGCTTCTACTAATGAAATtgtgtttcttttttccttctcttttaatGTGGGAGCTTCTAAGCATTTCTTGTTGTCCAAGTGAATCAGATGGGGACTTTTGCTTGCCTTGTG
This Musa acuminata AAA Group cultivar baxijiao chromosome BXJ1-2, Cavendish_Baxijiao_AAA, whole genome shotgun sequence DNA region includes the following protein-coding sequences:
- the LOC135605890 gene encoding transcription factor PCF6-like, whose amino-acid sequence is MELEENNHACKRSWAAGNGGQAAKIGRTEHQDEDEEDGERKGGGGADTSRWGPWQHHPSSRIFRVSRASGGKDRHSKVYTAKGLRDRRIRLSVSTAIQFYDLQDRLGYDQPSKAIEWLIKAAAAAINELPPLDCFPKPPDPCGDETMNADRDVEPSYDQQQQQQHPSNKSGCSSSSDTSKGSSVLSLSRPESSIKARERARGREAKNKEDRDDSGYIVASHHRNLNPQTSSFTELLTGGSNRAIPVAAGDGNSSHNCIQKQVSNADYFGQDCLFAQSQRSHPLPSGFSSQSHFGNSSPTGMLSFNIAAAGDHPEMQQFSSLQDHLFPFAATGNYNHNFSISSGLAGFNRGTLQSNSPAHLPQLHHDSHNHLQRLSSTVDGSNLQFFFGSAAAAANAENQLPAAFDGRLQLYYGDGYRHSDLKGKGKS